The nucleotide window GAATACATCGACATGATGCGCGACGTCATGCGACTGGAACTGGCGGCTGAGTATTTGCTCATGGCCGCGATCCTGGCCGAGATCAAATCGCGCCTGCTGTTGCCGCGTCCACCCGCGGAAGAAGGGGTGGAAGAAGATCCCCGCGCCGAGCTGGTCCGCCGGTTGCAGGAATACGAGCGGTTCAAGAAAGCCGCCGAGGACATCGAAGCCCTGCCCCGCGTCGAGCGCGACACGGTGCCGGTGCACGCCGATTCGGGTGAGCGCACGGTCATCAAGTTGCCGCCGCCGCTGGACCTCAAGGAGCTGTTGCTCGCGCTCAAGGACGTCATGCACCGGGCAGAGCTGTTCGGCCACCACGCGATCAAACGTGAGGCCCTCAGCGTCCGCCAGCGCATGGGCGAGTTGCTGGGCAAGCTCAACGACGCCAGTTTCCATCGCTTCGAGACGCTGTTTGACGTCACCGAAGGCCGCCTTGGCGTCGTGGTCACCTTCCTGGCCATGCTGGAGCTGGCCAAGGAAATGCTGGTGGAAATCGTGCAGGAAGAATCACTGGGCCCGATCTACGTGAAAGCCAAGGTCACCCAGGCCGACGAGTCCATCGAAGAAGACACGCCCGAACGGGCTTCCGCCGGCGAATAAGCCGGCTCTCCACCAGGCAACCGCATCCGATCAGCCATGCAGATCGAGCTACTGAAGAACATCATCGAGGCAGCCCTGCTTGCCGCCAGCCAGCCCATGACGGTGCAGCAGCTGGGCGATCTTTTCGTCGAAGAAGACGAAGTCGACCGCGAGCAGATCGCCAAGGCGCTCGAAGCGCTGGCCGCGGATTGCACCGGTCGCGGCGTCGAGCTGCGGGAGGTCGCCTCGGGTTTCCGCTACCAGGTGCGCTTCGACGTCCATCCGTGGATTTCGCGCATGTGGACGGAAAAGCCCAGCCGCTACTCGCGCGCTCTGCTGGAAACCCTGTCGCTGATCGCTTACCGCCAACCGATCACCCGACCTGAAATCGAACAGATTCGTGGCGTGGTGGTGTCGTCCAACATCATCAAGACCCTGGAAGAGCGCGAGTGGATCCGCGTGGTGGGCTACCGCGACGTGCCGGGCAAGCCCGCCCTTTTTGGCACCACGCGCGCCTTCCTCGACTACTTCAACCTGAAGTCGCTGGACGAGCTGCCGCCGCTGGCCGAAATCCGCGACATGGAAGATCCGCAGATGCGCTTTGCGGATGAAAGCGTCCCGCCCAAGGCGAAGGATCTTCCGATCGATCCGGATGGCGATGCCGAAGCAGAAGCCGAAGCGCTGGCCCGTGCGGCAGCCGAGGCGGAAGCCGGGGAAACATCGGAAGCCGGCGAAGCCAGCATCACGCACACCGAATCCGGCGAAGACGCAGCCATGACGCCCGATGACGAATCATCGGACAACACCACGGAAGAAGAAGACTCCGAATTCCACGTTGGCGGCATCGCCGTCGCCGACGCCGAGGTCGACGAAGCCCCCCATTCCGTCGAACCCATCGAAGAACCCGAGCTGGCCAGTGATGCCAGCGAATCGACCGAACCCGGCGACGCACTCGCCGAGAATCAAACCATCACTGCCGCCGAGGCAGAGACCGCCGCGGACGCCGACGAAGGCGACGCGACAGAAGACACTGAGGAGTACCGCGCATGAATGCGCCACAGAAATCCGTTTTGACCCTTAAGCGCGAAGCGCGCACCGAAACCGCCGCCCCCGCCCTGGAAGAGCGCCTGCACAAGGTGCTTGCCAATGCCGGCCTCGGCTCGCGTCGCATGCTCGAACAGCGCATCCAGAATGGCGAAGTCGAAGTCAACGGCACGCCCGCCACCATCGGCGCCAGCGTCCATGCCGGCGACCGCGTGGTCATCGACAGCAAGCAGTTCGTCGTCGCCACCGATAACCGCGACGAAACCGAAGTGCTGGTCTACCACAAGCCCGAAGGCGTGGTGACCACCCGCGAAGATCCCGAAGGCCGTCCCACGGTGTTTGAACAGCTACCGCGACTGAAGGGCGCGCGCTGGGTCGCCGTCGGTCGCCTGGACATCAACACCACCGGCCTGCTCCTGCTCACCACCGATGGCGAACTCGCCAACGCGCTGATGCATCCGAAGAGCGGCCTCGAACGTGAATACCTTTGCCGCGTCCACGGTGAAGTGCCCGACGAGATGATCGAAAAGCTCAAGGCGGGCGTGGAGCTGGAAGACGGCCCCGCCCGCTTCGACGAAATCGGCATCATCAGCCGCGGCGGCAGCCACAGCTGGTTCCGCGTCGTCATCCGCGAAGGTCGCAACCGCGAAGTCCGTCGTTTGTGGGACTCGCAGGGTTTCCTGGTCAGCCGCCTCAAGCGCATCCGCTACGGCAGCGTGGAACTCCCGCGCATGCTCCGTCGCGGCGACTGCGAAGCGCTGGGCGAAGAAGCCGTCAAGCAGTTGCGCCAGACCAGCGGCCTGGGCGCACCCCAGCCGGTGCTGACGCTGAGCCCGGTGCTGCATCAGCGCCGCGCCAACCGCAACGTCACCGAGTACCGCCCCGAGCGCGGCGCCGGTGCCAACTGGAGCGGTTCGTACCACGACGAAGCCCGCGAAATTCGCGCCTTCGATCGTATTCGCGAAGAACCCGCGCGCGGCAAGCAGCAGCGCCGCAAGCCGGGCAAGGAAGTGAACGGTAACGTCGCACGCCCCGAGCGCGCGGGCGGAGCAGGCGGCCCCGGTCGTGGTCGCAAGGGTGGTGGCAAGCGCGGCGTGGCGCCGGGTCAGGAGCTGCCGTCGGTGCGCACCTGGTTCGCGGGTGAGACGCGCGAAGGCGGTGCCGGCGGCGGTGGTCGCGGCGGCTTTGGCGGTGGTCAGCGTGATGGCGGTCGTGGTGGTTTCGGCGGCGGCCAGCGTGAAGGCGGTCGTGGCGGCTTCGGCGGCGGCCAGCGCGAAGGTAATCGCGGCGGCTTCGGTGGCGGTCAGCGCGAAGGCGGCCGTGGTGGTTTCGGCGGCGGTCAGCAGCGCGATGGCAACCGCGGCGGCTTCGGCGGCGGTCAGGCCCGCGATGGCAATCGTGCCGGTGGTCGTGGCGGCAAGCCGCAGGGCCAGGGCGGCGGTAGCCCCTACGGCGGCTT belongs to Dyella terrae and includes:
- a CDS encoding segregation and condensation protein A, yielding MSTEPVEPQPVAASMDAFASIPQQQEMPLAIVRGEPLLQMPQDLYIPPDALEVILEAFEGPLDLLLYLIRRQNLDILDIPIAEITRQYMEYIDMMRDVMRLELAAEYLLMAAILAEIKSRLLLPRPPAEEGVEEDPRAELVRRLQEYERFKKAAEDIEALPRVERDTVPVHADSGERTVIKLPPPLDLKELLLALKDVMHRAELFGHHAIKREALSVRQRMGELLGKLNDASFHRFETLFDVTEGRLGVVVTFLAMLELAKEMLVEIVQEESLGPIYVKAKVTQADESIEEDTPERASAGE
- the scpB gene encoding SMC-Scp complex subunit ScpB gives rise to the protein MQIELLKNIIEAALLAASQPMTVQQLGDLFVEEDEVDREQIAKALEALAADCTGRGVELREVASGFRYQVRFDVHPWISRMWTEKPSRYSRALLETLSLIAYRQPITRPEIEQIRGVVVSSNIIKTLEEREWIRVVGYRDVPGKPALFGTTRAFLDYFNLKSLDELPPLAEIRDMEDPQMRFADESVPPKAKDLPIDPDGDAEAEAEALARAAAEAEAGETSEAGEASITHTESGEDAAMTPDDESSDNTTEEEDSEFHVGGIAVADAEVDEAPHSVEPIEEPELASDASESTEPGDALAENQTITAAEAETAADADEGDATEDTEEYRA
- a CDS encoding pseudouridine synthase, which encodes MNAPQKSVLTLKREARTETAAPALEERLHKVLANAGLGSRRMLEQRIQNGEVEVNGTPATIGASVHAGDRVVIDSKQFVVATDNRDETEVLVYHKPEGVVTTREDPEGRPTVFEQLPRLKGARWVAVGRLDINTTGLLLLTTDGELANALMHPKSGLEREYLCRVHGEVPDEMIEKLKAGVELEDGPARFDEIGIISRGGSHSWFRVVIREGRNREVRRLWDSQGFLVSRLKRIRYGSVELPRMLRRGDCEALGEEAVKQLRQTSGLGAPQPVLTLSPVLHQRRANRNVTEYRPERGAGANWSGSYHDEAREIRAFDRIREEPARGKQQRRKPGKEVNGNVARPERAGGAGGPGRGRKGGGKRGVAPGQELPSVRTWFAGETREGGAGGGGRGGFGGGQRDGGRGGFGGGQREGGRGGFGGGQREGNRGGFGGGQREGGRGGFGGGQQRDGNRGGFGGGQARDGNRAGGRGGKPQGQGGGSPYGGFGGGEGNRSRGGGAGGGNRSAGGQGGRPQQRGGNRPQGHGGGRPHGGGGGGRGGRSGGGNRGGNF